The following DNA comes from Schistocerca piceifrons isolate TAMUIC-IGC-003096 chromosome 3, iqSchPice1.1, whole genome shotgun sequence.
AAATTCTGCCAAATATAGGTATTAAATTTTCAGGCCCCTAGTCATGAGGCATGCCTCTACAAGCAACACAGGGAAGCCTGTGTGCCACTGAACAACATTAGGCatatattaaacacaaaaaattgacTAGCAATCACTTTTACTacactttatttacaaaatatagcaTTATAAAGAAATAgaagtcataaataaaataatttgtacTCAATGGTAGTAATATAATGGAAATGTGCTTAAAACGCATAACGTGTGCGAATATCCTCAAGTTTCTTTGAAACTTCACTCGGTGTCCGGTCGAGATCTTCTGCAATACTTTTCTGTTTTGCTATGTCTATGGAATTGAACTGCTCACACAGGTCCCCATCCAACACattctggaaaaaaaattgcagaagGTTAGATGAATGTTAAGCTTACTTCTTTTTGACAAACATGATATGTAGCATTTGAAGTTGTCATACCTTTACTGGGTAATAGTATGATCTGAAGGACAAATGATCCCTTCCACACAGAGGTGGGTTTTCTGACCTCATATGCATTTCAAGATGCTGAAAGAAGTCTTGGTCTTCATGGGAAGTGAATGGTACAAGAACACCTACTGTTCCTGATAGTGTAGTATACACCAAGGATTCACTTCCACCTGGGATCAATGTTGCTTTctaaagaaagaaatcaagaacaAAGTATGATTAAGATCACCAgcttaaaatatttatattttaatttctcAAAGAAAGCATATATTCTAGCAAATAACCAATTTACTTCTCACCTGAAGGGACATGCAGATTTCTCCCACATGAAAGTTAGCAACCACTCCAGCCTTTTGAGAAGCCCCATTTAGCAAGCCCCTGTCCCAAAGTGCTTTGTTTCCTGttggatcttcatctacatcatccgAGATATTACCAGATAGTCTTATCTAAAAAAGAATATGAATACAATAATGAAGAAACAACACGAACTTTTCACACAAAAGACTAAGTACTACAACCACATACATCAAACAGAATACTACACTACTAAGGATTAACTAGCCATGCTATATTGGCTTAAGACTTTTTTGAACTTTCAAGTGTATTCTGGTGGTGCAACAAGTTTGACATGAACTTAATTGCAGCAGCATATGAAACAAGTTAACTGCAAGAGTGCTAGTGTTCTGCTGGAAAATATGTGAAGGTTTAATGAAAAATAATCTAGCATCCTAAGCCTTCCTACAGCATGCCCATTAAAAGAGATGACTGAAGCTATATCTTAGGTACTACAGTAGTAAACAGTTTCATAGCAATGTGAGTAGACTTTTCCTTCTTTTGTATCAAAATAATACACCATGTATATTAAATGCCCTTTTAATACAGATGAACTAAATTTTCTATAAATACAGAACTACAGGAATGGAAAGTAACTGGAAACTGACCTCAGCTACTTTATGAAAAATTTACAACACTGAAATAGAATATTTATTAAGTTCTATACAGATTTAAAGCATAGGTTCCCTGCCCCAAAATAAGACAAAATatccagcaaacatgggctctaaaatgcctaaTTTTattaagagctacaagcactttTTCAATGgaagacacacatttcataataGCTAAGATTAGCAAGTGTCCATAGCTCTAAGTGCACATTCTAGAGCACATGTTCACTagagatttttcttgttttgatgtaaaGAACATGTCCTCAAAGTCTTTAAAGGGAATTCTGTCACAACCTGTACATCGTTCAAGTCACTCAATGTCTGGTAACAGCGTATAAAATTCAATAATTTACTGTACCATGTCAAAACTGTGGCAAGTCACAGCCATGATTAAAGCATTACTCccaaagaaatgaagaaaactacTTCCATTTTACACTTCAGTAACATCACAAAGCTTAGCTTAACAACTAGAATTTACAATAATATTCACAAGAGGAATCTTAAGGGTGCTTAATCATCTGAcagataaaatggaaatgtcgtgtggctagggcctctcgtcgggtagaccattcgcctggtgcaggtctttcgatttgacgccacttccgcgacctgcgcgtcgatggggatgaaatgatgatgattaggacaacacaacacccagtccctgagtggagaaaatcgctgacccagccgggaatcgaacccgggcccttaggattgacagtatgtcacgctgaccactcagctaccggggctgaCAGATTAATACTGTTTTATCCGGTCTCTTGTAATTTTGTCTAAAGCACCAGCAGTGTCCACACTATGAACTAATCTGCTGACAGTTCATCTTTAAACACATACAATTTTAAGTCCCCACCACATTTTTTGTCTGTCTGTAAGGGCTTGTCTCAATATGGCAGGGATTTCAATACAGTCACCACTAACAGACTAACACACAAGGAAGGTTTGTGTCTATAATTTATTATCGCTATGTCAGGCAAGTCGCCTGACTAGATATTTATTGCTACCCATTTGAAGCCGTGACAGGTCCTAGTAGCTTACATTTCACTTGTTTGAATGTGAACTCAATTCCCTATTACTTTGAAGAGTTACTGCATTCGTCACCTGAGCCTGAAAAAGCTGAAGGTTCAGTAAGGCTTTTGCACCATTGGATCAGGTTTAATTTATGGCATCATGTCACCGTTAGTGGAGTGACTGCCCTGTCCGATGATCCGTTTCCATAAAATGATTTTACTGTGACAAACTGAATTTTctgaagtaacacacacacacacacacacacacacaccactgcagcATGCTGAAATCATTTGTATAATATAAAACAAGACTGGTATGTTAAAAGTAGGTTGAATGTGCTGATCTTACCACAGCAATATTGCCAAATTTGTCCGCAGTGGCTACAGTATCATAGTCCAAAATAGTTGCTGTAGTTATCCACCGTGGGTGGGTGTCGTCAGCAAAAATTATTAACTGGTTTTCACGTCTTTTGTAACGCACCATGAATACGCTCTCTTGTACATCAGATACAAATATCCTCTGACCCATGGCCTGAATGTTGACTATTAAGTTAGGTATATGCTGTGGAAGAAGAATTAATTAGATATGCAATGTTAACAAGGAAAAATCAATCTGATAACGACAGATCAGAAAGTTGAATATATCACAGTGTATCAAAAGTCTAACATGTGCGAAGCATCATTTCATTAAAAGGCATTATAGTTAATCAAATGTTCAAACCTTGTTCTCACACTTCCGAAGTAGTTTTTTTTTGCCCATGTCATACAGACGCAGCATGCGCCCAACCCCAACAAGTACACGTCCTTGGAATGGAGTGATAGCTGTAGGTACTTCATCAACAGGGGTCTTGTGTACCAACTCCATGTTTGTACAGTCCGCATTTAATCTAAAACGGGCATAATTGCAAAAGAGCAAATATAATCCATCTTACATAAATATTCAAGTGCATTCACAACTAACAGGAAAAACAATAAAGACAATGACCATCTGTACATAGTTAACTCTAGGGAGTGTGCATTATCATTATATGAACCTCTGAATGTCCACCTTGATCAGCAAAGGTAAATCAGTCAAGTATTAGTTTTTAGCTATATAAGTATCTGACAGCACTAATACTCCAACTTTACAGTGTGATATAAATTAGCTGTCAATTGGCAGGTACTGCAGTGCACAGCTCCCACCACCAATAAACCAATGGGAGCCAGGCAATGTTGGCACACAGTATGTTGCCACTTGTGCTACACTGTCCTGTCTAAAGCATTGTGCCAGTCCACCCTCAGCGACCCGTTGCATAGTGAGATTTTGGTGACTTACCTTCACTTGCCTATCGACATGGATGAAAGCAGTTGAAAGAGGGACAGACAGTCTGCACACTCTGAGGAAACTTTCGAAAGTGTCAGACATGGTGTAATCATATGCAGTCAGTTGCATGGGCCTCTACTTCCTTTGGATAGAGTGGTGGAGTTCACTGTAGCTGCTCTACAATTCAACAAACAATCAGGGATAAGAAACTGCAAGGAGAAATTCACAAAAGGAGAATCAGGACTGTCATAAATTGGAGTAAAAGAAGCGTCTCGAGTAGAGGCTCCCAAAACACCTCTCTTCAGGAAGATGCAATTTGTCATCATATACACACATTATTGAAGGAAGGAGTGCAAGTCCTGTTTCAGGGTACTAAAGCATCCTTGTTATGAGTCATGAGAAACTCAGGATTCTGCTGTTAATTCATTTCTGTCTGCCAGTTATTAATGGAATACAAGATACTGATGCCTGGTGCTGCCACTTTCTTAGGGAGTTAGgaggaacaaattttgacaatatcATTtagcttgatgaaacatgggtgaatgcAGCTCACAGGCTGGAGGGTATTGGGTGAATGCAGGGTATTGGGTGAATGCAGCTCACAGGCTGGAGAGATGATACCACCATCAGCAGTATGGTAGCTTAGACTGGAAAAGGAAAAGAataattgtagcacatgccggaAGTTCAATGGTTTTATTCCTAATTGTCTGCTGTTATTCAGTTCAAACAAGTCCTTTGtctaccatgaagaaatgaacccCAATAACTGCTTCAAAAATTAACAAAACACACTATAATTTTTAAGGATAATGTGCCACATCACTCTGTTACACAAGATAGGCACCTATGAAGGCCATGATAAAAAGGACATTATTTACTGTCCAGGGAAGTGTAAAATACAGAACCCGACAGtggcagaattattagaacttgtgTCACAACACAAGCAAAAGTATCCAGTTTACATTGTggacaaaatagtgaaaaaatacCAGCTCATGAAAGCTCAAATTACCTCCCTATTATTGCCACTTCAATGCAATAGAACTGTTTCAGGCTCAAGTTAAACATCATTCTGCTACAGAAAATGTTAAGCTGACCAAAATGGAACACCTTTTCAAAGAGCAGTTGAAAAAGAGCCCCAGATGACCGGCAAAAGATAGTGGATCACATCAAAGGAGTGATACAGGAAATGTGGAATAATTAAGGTGTGTCACAACAGTGCACCGAAGATTTGGTATGTGTCACTACAAACAGCGACACTGGTACTTCCACTGACTCTGAATTAAGCAATTTTTCATGTTGTCTGATTTGCGAGCAATGTGTAGTACACTTTAAAGAACATCTTACTCCCATTAAAtcttgtgtttgtgaatttatttcgtttcATTTCTCTTTCCCAATGTACAACTAAGGAATACTGTTCATccatatcatcattatcatcatcatcatcttatgataagttagactgaattttaaATATACTTCATTTCATGTAGGCACGAGGATGTGAGTAATAGTTTTCAAGATGTGACAATAATATgaagatggattgctactcactgtgTAGTGGAAGTAATGAATTGCAGAAAAGTACAACAAAAAGCCTTCTGAAGTAAGTTTCTGGCCATAAAGCCTTCTGAATTACaacccacaaccccccccccccccacacacccacccacccacagccACACCCacccacagccacacacacacacacacacacacacacacacacacacacacacacacacacacacctacctttaCAGAATGGTCATCTGGGCGAGAGTTTCATTTACATGTGTGTGTTTTTATCTAATTCAGTAGATTTTTGGATAAAAAAAACATACTTATTTAGTGATATTTttgatgtgcctgtctgcaacttcatttccactatacagtgagtagtgatctatccatttaataaTATCATCCCATCCTGGATACTTCACTGTTTAGTTTtacatttctgtcaaagattattgctGGGGATCAATGTTAGTGCTACCAGCATGACCCTCACACAGTCAAAGCGCTGAATAGCAGAGTCCTGGATCACCAGCCTCGAAAAAGTAAAACAACAACCCTTGAGAGCAAAGAATGTTTATCGCATTCTGTGACAGTAAAGAATTAGTTCAACAAGACTATGTTCCTCCAGATCAAACAGTGAACATCTGAGAGAAGCAAATCGATGTTGCCACCCTGATTTGTAGCACTCTCAGGACTGGTTCTCACTTAAAAGACTCCATAATACTGCTTTATCGGGGTTACTGAGTACTTGGCCAGACAAGCTGTTATTGTCTCCCACGTGTGCTGTACCTGCCAAACCTCTCACCTAGTGATTTTTTCTCGTTTCCACGAATGAAAAGGCGACAAAGGAAAGCTTCAAGACATTGCACATATCCCAATGGGCTGTGATAAATGAGCTTACAAGCACTGCAGTTTAAAATTTCCTTGTTCACTTATGGCGGAAACCTTAGCAACTGTGTATAGACAGCCAAGGGGACTACTACAATAGGAGATAGGATCATTACTTGGAAAgttcaattttatatttttttaaaagacCTGCATTGGAACATTTCTGACAAAGGTAGTGATACTACACAGACATTCTGTGGTACTATTATTATAACCATAATTGTAgctgaaaaattaaatatgtaagtTACAACACAATCTAATCATAAGCACTATGAAAGTTTCAGAAACACAAGTTATCAAGCATGAAGAAATAAAATGACCTCCTCATAACTATCTTGAAAAGCTGGGCAACAAGTGCCATCACATGCAAGCTCCCATCTGCCACCCACTGATTAACACTGCAGTATCTTTTTCACATTTACTATATAGCACGACGTGATTTAATGTGTCTAGTCCTATATTCTTAATTCTGATAGAAACAGTAGGAATATTTTATTCAGGATGTAATTTCGTGCATTTTTACTGCATCTTTAGAACAGGCCCCTACAGCCATGGTCACTTGAGTGCACATAGATATTACAAATCTGGAtcttatggaaaaataaatagaatgacttcagtgctgtaattataaTCAATGGCTTCAGAGTCCCGGACACAGCTTAATCATCATAGTCACTCATCTTAAAAAATTCTATGTATGTATTTCCAATGTTACTTACTTGTAAGTATACAGAAAACCTCCAGCAACTTGTCTTGGATTCAGCTGGTAATCTTTGGCAACACCAACAACTACAAACTGCTGGTTATCTGGTTGATTAGCAAACTTCACCAGGGTTATGCTAGTAAAAACACACACAGCTTGTGCTAATATTtaacaaaatcaaaatttttaaatatttgcatCAAAACATGTCAGTACTGCAGGACTATCATCAACAATAacagactgttgtattttatcatcATAAATTATCCTAAAAAGATGTACTCCTTCATATCtgagctcacccccccccccccccaaacacacacggTATCCACAACTAAATTCAAGCATACCAAACTATAAACAAAACATACAAATGTTTCTGAACTTCTGACATACCACATGGCAGCTTCATTTTGATCAAGCTTTATGAGCTGTTCTGTTTTTCCCTCCACTGGATCAAGAAGCCTTATAACAGATGCCCACATTCCAGGGCCTGCCTTAGGTGCACTGAATATATTTTCAGGTAAATCTTCATTCAAGAACGCTTCTGCCATTTCGCGAGCAAGTTCTTGCTCTTCTTCTCCAGCTGCTTCCTTCATCTCTTCTGCCATCTGAATTCGTCGCTGTTTTTTAGTTTCCTCAGTATAAGCATTATGCTCAGTTTCCGTAATAATCAGATGAGCTGACTCTTGATGAATTACAAATTTACGAGGTGTGTAGTCTACTGGAAACGAAACCTGCAAGGGAAGTAAATTTTTAACTGTTGTGAACCAATACAACTCTAGCACTGTAGTTTAACATTTGAACTGAGCTTAAAGTTTTGGCATCCAAATGCAGATTAGGGTGTTACCTGGTTAAACACAGCTCCCAGTTTTTCAAGTGCCAGAATTCTCAGTGTATTGGTTGAAATTGCAACAATACCCTCTGGGCATTGCTCAGAAGAAAAACCAGATGCATATTCAAGAGACTCATATGAAAGTGGTGTCAAGTGGAACCTGTTCTGGTAATAGTAACTAAGCCAAGACCTACTGGACATAGCTAACACCTGAAACGAAGAAAAATCACAAATTATACAATTATACATTcgaacacacattaaaaaaaatcactttatgCAAAGAGTTTTTATATGGATATTTCACAAAGCGTGTAACAGCACAGTTCAATAACTTGAGGATAAGGTATGATTCATTCTAATGACACTTATACTTGACAACCATTCACTGAAAACCACTTACAGCTTCACTATCCTGCATTCTGATGCGAAATAATTTCACTGGCCTCGATCCAAGGTATCGAGTACGTGTGTCCGAGAGATCACCAGTCACTGGGTCCAAAACTGTTCTTAATAACACCCCATTCTGCAAGCCTATGTTGAGATACAAGTGGCTTGCAGCACCTGGACCAGATTCTCCTTCCTGACCCTCTCCAGCTCCCATTTCAACAATACACAAGGATTCTGCTGCTGCAGGTAGTGCTTGCATGCTCAAAGGTGACAGGCAGTCCTGAAAATATACACAGTCTTATGACAGAAAAATTTCTGTGGAGAATAAAGGTCAatcttaaacagttacaatcagtATAACTTTTTGCAGCAGCAGCAGTCAGATGAAACACGGACAAAATcatcacaataacaacaactatCCACAATAACTCCTAAATGTGCGTTAGAAGCTATCTCAGACTAGTCTAAGTGCTTAAAATTCAAATTATAACTTACTGATGGATCCAGGGAAATTATCCTGACAGTGTTATCAGCAAGACCAACAGCTAAAAATCGTGATCTTTGTTCACCTGGAGGAACATTTGCAAGTGCCATACAAACTGCTTCAGATGGCATTTCTTTCCTTTCAGTGAATTCATTCAACTGTCCCgtctaaaacagcagataaaaccACAACATAAACAATGTTAAATGCAAAAAGAACACACTTCAAGTAAAAAAGTAGCTGAACTACTTTTTTATTTTGGTTATCATACACTTATAGACAAACTTAACCCTTCTACAGTCATTTGCAAAAGTTCATTTTTTATAAAGAAACCTTCATATGATGTTTGCCTTATTACTTCACTGCAATAACTAGTCATGACATGCTTTAAAAAGCTTTCTTGGCAGCTTTCTAGCAGTTACAAAACATTTCTCCCAGGAGCCATTCTTCTACTGCACAATTTTTCAACAAGTTGATGGTAGTTGCCGACAGCAGATAAGAGCACAACACTGAACATGGAAATACTGTACACATgctgtccccctcccccttctttggACTGCATCATTACAATAGCTCTCAGCTTAAGAAATAAATAAGCTACTGGAGCACACTCCAGTAGTCTTACATTAATAGTAAAAATTACACTGCCACCATGTTTGTTCAAAACTACAGCAAACAAATTAGTGAACTGAACCTGTATACACTTGAGTTCACTCCAACTGAAACTGATTTCATATGGAGGCGACAAGTGGATATTTATTTCTGCACAATCTTGTGACCATCAACAACCATGATGCTGATGGTGTTGCTGTGTGCAATAGACTGCCTACAATCAAGTCTCTTTACACTTTCTCATACACTTGCAATGATTACCTAGTCAATTACAGGGAGAACTGAAGGTGTAAACTGGTGAAATTTCGTAAGTGGAATGCTGATAGCAATATACTTAATCACTACACATCACATAAGCATAAGCAAGTATTGTAGAGTGCTGAACTACACTTTTCTGACATCCACCTTTACTCTGCAAGACTCTCTCACTCTTTAAATACTGTTACTTTTGTCTGCAACTAACAGGGCTGTAGTTAATATTTGCTGAAATGCAATTTAAATGCAGGGtgcacataaagtctgggaacacttgaTTGTACAAGAActtaacattgtacagatgtcaaacATATTGCATTTCAAAGagaaactcagtttttttttgtacAAGCATTCGATATGCAAACTATGAGTGACAACAGAtatcaatacggtaatcaaattcttgccatacctgtcccagcatggcatcatcgattgtggcagtcacttcccgtattctctcctggagctctgctacatcatgtggtcgaggtggtacatacatcagatctttaatatGTCCCCACAGAAAACAGTCACACCGAATGAGATATGGTgaccggggaggccatttcatgaaacagctgtccccttccaTAGCACGGCCAATCCATCGAAGCAtcagctctgtgttcaggtacccacaaacttcacaatgaaaatgggctgaagtcccatcctgctgaaagatggacAGTTTGATTGCATTTGAGGCCACCAgttattgctgcaacatgtccaagtctttggactccttatgaatgtccctCATACGCACTCCACGTTCACTTCACTAACATCGGGACAtagcttctctttgccgggcacaagcaacccgtcccTAACggatttgttgtgccagtggtaaatggccttccttgttggtggcttcttaccgtactttgttctaaacatc
Coding sequences within:
- the LOC124789272 gene encoding splicing factor 3B subunit 3, which encodes MHLYNLTLQRATGITHAVHGNFSGSKTQEILVSRGKSLELMRPDPNTGKVHTLLTVEVFGIIRSLMAFRLTGGTKDYIVVGSDSGRIVILEYSPSKNIFEKVHQETFGKSGCRRIVPGQYLAIDPKGRAVMIGAIEKQKLVYILNRDAEARLTISSPLEAHKSNTLVYHMVGVDVGFENPMFACLEIDYEEADTDPTGEAAHKTQQTLTFYELDLGLNHVVRKYSEPLEEHANFLVSVPGGNDGPSGVLICSENYLTYKNLGDQHDIRCPIPRRRNDLDDPERGMIFVCSATHKTKSMFFFLAQTEQGDIFKITLETDEDMVTEIKLKYFDTVPVATAMCVMKTGFLFVASEFGNHYLYQIAHLGDDDDEPEFSSAMPLEEGDTFFFAPRHLRNLVLVDELDSLSPIMACQVADLANEDTPQLYMLCGRGPRSTVRVLRHGLEVSEMAVSELPGNPNAVWTVKRRVDEEYDAYIIVAFVNATLVLSIGETVEEVTDSGFLGTTPTLSCSALGEDALVQVYPNGIRHIRADKRVNEWSAPGKKTIVKCAVNQRQVVIALTGGELIYFEMDPTGQLNEFTERKEMPSEAVCMALANVPPGEQRSRFLAVGLADNTVRIISLDPSDCLSPLSMQALPAAAESLCIVEMGAGEGQEGESGPGAASHLYLNIGLQNGVLLRTVLDPVTGDLSDTRTRYLGSRPVKLFRIRMQDSEAVLAMSSRSWLSYYYQNRFHLTPLSYESLEYASGFSSEQCPEGIVAISTNTLRILALEKLGAVFNQVSFPVDYTPRKFVIHQESAHLIITETEHNAYTEETKKQRRIQMAEEMKEAAGEEEQELAREMAEAFLNEDLPENIFSAPKAGPGMWASVIRLLDPVEGKTEQLIKLDQNEAAMCITLVKFANQPDNQQFVVVGVAKDYQLNPRQVAGGFLYTYKLNADCTNMELVHKTPVDEVPTAITPFQGRVLVGVGRMLRLYDMGKKKLLRKCENKHIPNLIVNIQAMGQRIFVSDVQESVFMVRYKRRENQLIIFADDTHPRWITTATILDYDTVATADKFGNIAVIRLSGNISDDVDEDPTGNKALWDRGLLNGASQKAGVVANFHVGEICMSLQKATLIPGGSESLVYTTLSGTVGVLVPFTSHEDQDFFQHLEMHMRSENPPLCGRDHLSFRSYYYPVKNVLDGDLCEQFNSIDIAKQKSIAEDLDRTPSEVSKKLEDIRTRYAF